The following coding sequences lie in one Mycobacterium sp. DL440 genomic window:
- a CDS encoding polyadenylate-specific 3'-exoribonuclease AS: MRYFYDTEFIDDGRTIELISIGVAAEDGREYYAISTEFNPDRAGRWVRKHVLPKLPSPASKLWRSRRQIRSELEDFFNVDGDEPIELWAWVGAYDHVVLCQLWGPMTDLPPAMPRFTRELRQFWEDRGSPRMPARPTDAHDALVDARHNLHRFQLMTGIGLTPARESGTTQP; encoded by the coding sequence ATGCGCTACTTCTATGACACCGAGTTCATCGACGACGGTCGCACCATCGAGCTGATCTCGATCGGCGTCGCCGCCGAGGACGGCCGCGAGTACTACGCGATCTCGACGGAATTCAATCCGGACCGGGCCGGCCGGTGGGTGCGCAAGCATGTGCTGCCCAAGCTGCCGTCCCCGGCGTCGAAGCTGTGGCGGTCACGGCGGCAGATCCGGTCGGAGCTGGAGGATTTCTTCAACGTCGACGGTGACGAACCGATCGAGTTGTGGGCGTGGGTGGGTGCCTATGACCACGTGGTGTTGTGCCAGCTGTGGGGCCCGATGACCGATCTGCCTCCGGCGATGCCGCGGTTCACCCGCGAACTGCGCCAGTTCTGGGAGGACCGTGGATCACCGCGAATGCCCGCGCGACCGACCGATGCGCACGACGCACTCGTCGATGCCAGGCACAATCTGCACCGGTTCCAGTTGATGACGGGGATCGGGCTCACCCCGGCGCGGGAATCCGGCACCACACAACCCTGA
- a CDS encoding protein kinase: protein MCPVEQQSDPLVGTMLDGRYRVDTVIATGGMSTVYRGLDVRLDRPVALKVMDSRYSGDNHFLTRFGREAKAVARLKDPGLVAVYDQGIDHQHPFLVMELIEGGTLRELLAERGPMPPHAVAAVLAPVLGGLAVAHRAGLVHRDIKPENVLISDDGEVKIADFGLVRAVAEAKITSTSVILGTAAYLSPEQVSTGDADPRSDVYAVGILTYELLTGVTPFTGDSALTVAYQRMDNDVPAPSGIIAGVPKQFDQFVRRATARDPGQRFADADDMRAELAEIVDDLGLPAFRVPAPRHSAQHLAATRVHDLGAPDDRHAETTVVTAAPPSPPVAPPVAPAPRQPTREITRDQHDWAPIPADPQAAEYSLGAGQFAGIEMSEFHWARQRAQRALAFWVIAVLTLTGLVAAAAWTLGSNIGALL, encoded by the coding sequence ATGTGTCCGGTGGAGCAGCAATCGGATCCACTCGTCGGCACCATGCTCGACGGGCGCTATCGCGTTGACACCGTCATCGCCACCGGCGGCATGTCCACGGTCTATCGCGGGCTCGATGTCCGCCTGGACCGTCCCGTCGCGCTGAAGGTGATGGACTCCCGCTACAGCGGCGACAACCACTTCCTGACCAGGTTCGGGCGCGAGGCCAAGGCGGTGGCCCGGTTGAAGGATCCCGGGTTGGTCGCCGTCTACGACCAGGGGATCGACCACCAACACCCGTTCCTCGTGATGGAGCTGATCGAGGGCGGCACACTCCGCGAACTGCTGGCCGAACGCGGCCCGATGCCCCCGCACGCGGTCGCCGCGGTGCTGGCTCCGGTACTCGGTGGGCTCGCGGTGGCACACCGCGCCGGCCTGGTGCACCGCGACATCAAGCCCGAGAACGTCCTGATCTCCGACGACGGCGAGGTCAAGATCGCCGACTTCGGCCTGGTGCGCGCCGTCGCCGAGGCCAAGATCACCTCGACCAGCGTGATCCTGGGCACCGCGGCCTACCTGTCCCCCGAGCAGGTGAGCACCGGCGACGCCGACCCGCGCAGCGACGTGTACGCCGTCGGCATCCTCACCTACGAACTGCTCACGGGCGTCACGCCATTCACCGGAGACTCGGCGCTCACCGTGGCCTATCAGCGCATGGACAACGATGTGCCCGCACCGAGCGGGATAATCGCCGGGGTGCCAAAGCAATTCGACCAGTTCGTGCGCCGCGCCACCGCACGCGATCCGGGACAACGCTTCGCCGACGCCGACGACATGCGGGCCGAACTGGCCGAGATCGTCGACGACCTCGGCCTGCCGGCGTTCCGCGTACCCGCACCGCGGCATTCGGCGCAGCACCTGGCCGCCACCCGTGTGCACGACCTCGGCGCCCCCGACGACCGCCATGCAGAGACGACCGTCGTAACTGCCGCGCCGCCGTCCCCGCCGGTGGCGCCCCCGGTTGCTCCCGCACCGCGGCAGCCCACCCGCGAGATCACCCGCGACCAGCACGACTGGGCACCGATCCCGGCCGATCCCCAAGCGGCCGAATACTCGCTCGGGGCAGGGCAATTCGCCGGTATCGAAATGAGCGAGTTCCACTGGGCCCGCCAACGCGCCCAACGGGCGCTGGCGTTCTGGGTGATCGCGGTACTCACCCTGACGGGCCTGGTCGCCGCCGCAGCGTGGACGCTGGGCAGCAACATCGGCGCGTTGCTCTAG
- a CDS encoding glycosyltransferase 87 family protein, with product MSKRQSPGGAGWAPTIGWRLFQLLTAAGLILVGWRLLGHVPYRIDIDVYRMGGRAWLDNQSLYADGAIFHTQGGLDLPFTYPPLAAIMFAPFAWLSLPAASLAITATTLVLLIVSMVIVLTRLNVWPDTAISSEPAWLRRCWLATALVAPAVIWLEPIRSNFEFGQINVVLMMLVVADCVPRRTPWPRGVLLGVAIALKLTPAVFLLYFLLRRDVRTLLRTAAAAVAATLAGFVLAWTDSIEYWTETVRNTDRIGTATLNTNQNIAGTLARLGLSEGPRFALWVVACFAVLALTVWAARRVLRTGADEAPVVTLICVAMFGLVVSPVSWSHHWVWSLPTLLVTGVLAYRMRQFHLSALALALVTLIGFALMVWTPIALLTPHHETAASVMRQLAGDAYLWWALAVIAVIGLVSTSRTGQTTAVPATPLVQLSGGEAA from the coding sequence ATGAGTAAGCGGCAGTCGCCCGGCGGGGCTGGTTGGGCACCGACGATCGGGTGGCGGCTTTTTCAGTTGCTCACAGCGGCCGGGTTGATCCTGGTCGGCTGGAGGCTTCTGGGGCACGTGCCCTATCGCATCGACATCGACGTGTATCGGATGGGCGGGCGGGCGTGGCTGGACAACCAGTCGCTGTACGCCGACGGCGCCATCTTCCACACCCAGGGCGGCCTGGACCTGCCGTTCACCTATCCCCCGCTCGCGGCGATCATGTTCGCCCCGTTTGCCTGGCTCTCGTTGCCTGCGGCCAGTCTGGCGATCACCGCCACCACGCTGGTGCTGCTGATCGTCTCCATGGTGATCGTGCTGACCCGGCTGAACGTTTGGCCGGACACCGCGATCAGCTCCGAGCCCGCCTGGCTGCGGCGCTGCTGGCTGGCCACCGCGCTGGTGGCACCCGCGGTCATCTGGCTGGAGCCGATCCGGTCGAACTTCGAGTTCGGGCAGATCAACGTGGTGCTGATGATGCTGGTGGTCGCCGACTGCGTTCCGCGCCGCACGCCGTGGCCGCGCGGTGTGTTGTTGGGTGTGGCGATCGCGCTCAAGCTGACCCCCGCGGTATTCCTGCTGTACTTCCTGCTGCGCCGCGATGTACGCACCCTGCTGCGGACCGCCGCGGCCGCAGTGGCAGCGACGCTGGCCGGGTTCGTCCTGGCCTGGACGGACTCGATCGAGTACTGGACCGAGACGGTGCGCAACACCGACCGGATCGGTACGGCCACGCTCAATACCAACCAGAACATTGCGGGCACTCTGGCCCGGCTCGGCCTGTCCGAGGGTCCGCGGTTCGCCTTGTGGGTCGTCGCCTGCTTCGCGGTGTTGGCGCTGACGGTGTGGGCGGCAAGGCGCGTCCTGCGCACCGGCGCCGATGAGGCCCCGGTGGTCACCCTGATCTGTGTGGCGATGTTCGGCCTGGTGGTCTCACCGGTGTCGTGGTCGCATCACTGGGTGTGGTCACTACCCACCTTGTTGGTGACCGGCGTGCTCGCCTACCGGATGCGCCAGTTCCATCTGTCCGCGCTGGCCCTGGCCCTGGTGACCCTGATCGGGTTCGCCTTGATGGTGTGGACGCCTATCGCGTTGTTGACCCCGCACCACGAAACTGCGGCATCGGTGATGCGGCAGCTGGCCGGTGACGCCTACCTGTGGTGGGCGCTCGCGGTCATCGCCGTCATCGGACTCGTGTCCACATCCAGGACGGGCCAGACCACCGCCGTCCCCGCCACCCCGCTGGTCCAACTCAGCGGGGGCGAAGCGGCCTAA
- a CDS encoding 1-acyl-sn-glycerol-3-phosphate acyltransferase — MWYWLFKYVLLGPLLAVLGRPKITGLEHVPSDGPAILASNHLAVMDSFYLPLVVNRRITFLAKQEYFTGTGIKGRILAWFYTVAGQVPIDRTDADSAQAALVTATRILGEGKLLGMYPEGTRSPDGRLYKGKTGLARLALETGVPVIPVAMVGTDVVNPPGTKGLRFGRVEVRFGKPMDFSRFDGLAGNRFIERAVIDEVMYDLMDLSGQEYVDLYAAAIKESAQQTNGQPVDTTKPASRLPHAAAG, encoded by the coding sequence ATGTGGTATTGGCTGTTCAAGTACGTCCTGTTGGGCCCCTTACTGGCCGTCCTCGGCCGGCCGAAAATCACTGGGCTGGAACATGTCCCGAGTGATGGTCCGGCCATCCTGGCCAGTAACCACCTGGCGGTGATGGACAGCTTCTACCTGCCGCTGGTGGTCAACCGCCGCATCACGTTCCTGGCCAAGCAGGAGTACTTCACCGGCACGGGAATCAAGGGCCGGATCCTGGCGTGGTTCTACACGGTGGCCGGCCAGGTTCCGATCGACCGCACCGACGCGGACTCGGCGCAGGCAGCTCTGGTCACCGCCACCCGGATCCTCGGCGAGGGCAAGCTGCTCGGCATGTATCCCGAGGGCACCCGTTCGCCCGATGGGCGCCTCTACAAGGGCAAGACCGGACTGGCCCGGTTGGCGCTGGAGACCGGGGTTCCGGTGATTCCGGTGGCCATGGTCGGTACCGACGTGGTCAATCCGCCCGGGACGAAGGGGCTGCGGTTCGGCCGGGTCGAGGTCAGATTCGGCAAGCCCATGGACTTCAGCCGGTTCGACGGTCTGGCCGGCAACCGCTTCATCGAGCGCGCGGTGATCGACGAGGTGATGTACGACCTCATGGACCTTTCCGGTCAGGAATACGTCGACCTCTACGCCGCTGCCATCAAGGAGAGCGCGCAGCAGACCAACGGTCAGCCGGTCGATACGACCAAGCCCGCGTCGCGCCTGCCGCACGCCGCGGCCGGTTAG
- a CDS encoding SRPBCC family protein: MADKTTQTIYIDADPVTVMDVIADIGSYPQWVAEYKEAEVLETDAQGNPQTARLVLDAAVLKDTMVLAYVWPADRTSVTWSLVSSSLLRALDGAYRLAPKGSGTEVTYELSVDLVIPMIGLLKRKAERRLTDTALKDLKKRAEAE, encoded by the coding sequence GTGGCCGACAAGACGACACAGACCATCTACATCGACGCTGATCCGGTGACGGTGATGGATGTCATCGCCGATATCGGCTCATACCCGCAGTGGGTGGCCGAATACAAGGAGGCCGAGGTCCTCGAGACCGACGCCCAGGGCAATCCCCAGACCGCCAGGCTGGTGCTCGATGCCGCGGTACTCAAGGACACCATGGTGCTGGCCTACGTGTGGCCTGCCGACCGCACCTCGGTGACGTGGTCGCTGGTGTCCAGTTCGTTGCTGCGCGCTCTGGACGGTGCATATCGCTTGGCGCCCAAGGGTTCCGGCACCGAGGTGACCTATGAGCTCTCGGTCGATCTGGTCATCCCGATGATCGGGCTGCTCAAGCGCAAGGCCGAGCGGCGGCTCACCGATACCGCGCTCAAAGACCTCAAGAAACGAGCAGAGGCTGAGTGA
- a CDS encoding polyketide cyclase / dehydrase and lipid transport, with the protein MNSIQIADETFVCADPVAVGAAVADPASWRRWWPDLVLKVVEDRAEKGHRWNVTGALTGTMEVWLEQVMDGVVLHYFLHAEPSGATAKDLAGMDLAKANHQRRVAGKTMAFGIKRRLESARPVGVSRLA; encoded by the coding sequence ATGAACAGCATTCAGATCGCCGACGAGACGTTCGTCTGCGCCGATCCGGTCGCCGTGGGCGCCGCGGTCGCCGATCCCGCCAGTTGGCGGCGGTGGTGGCCCGACCTGGTGCTCAAGGTCGTCGAGGATCGCGCCGAAAAGGGCCACCGCTGGAATGTAACCGGTGCGCTGACCGGCACCATGGAGGTCTGGCTGGAGCAGGTGATGGACGGGGTGGTGCTGCATTACTTCCTGCACGCCGAACCGTCCGGCGCCACGGCAAAGGACTTGGCCGGCATGGATCTGGCAAAGGCGAACCACCAACGCCGCGTGGCGGGCAAGACGATGGCCTTCGGGATCAAGCGGCGGTTGGAGTCGGCACGCCCGGTCGGAGTGTCCCGACTGGCCTGA
- a CDS encoding class II 3-deoxy-7-phosphoheptulonate synthase, with product MNWTVDIPIDQLPPLPPLTDELRQRLDAALAKPAVQQPSWDPDAAKAMRTVLESVPPVTVPSEIEKLKGLLADVARGEAFLLQGGDCAETFVDNTEPHIRANIRTLLQMAVVLTYGASMPVVKVARIAGQYAKPRSADLDALGLRSYRGDMVNGFAPDAAVREHDPSRLVRAYANASAAMNLVRALTSSGLASLDLVHNWNREFVRTSPAGARYEALAGEIDRGLKFMSACGVADRNLQTADIFASHEALVIDYERAMLRLADPAENPDGPRKLYNQSAHYLWIGERTRQLDGAHVALAEVIANPIGIKLGPTTTPEMAVEYVERLDANNEPGRLTLVTRMGNNKVRDLLPPLIEKVQATGHQVIWQCDPMHGNTHESSTGYKTRHFDRIVDEVQGFFEVHNTLGTHPGGIHVEITGENVTECLGGAQDISDSDLGGRYETACDPRLNTQQSLELAFLVAEMLRG from the coding sequence GTGAACTGGACCGTCGACATCCCCATCGACCAGCTGCCACCGCTGCCTCCGCTGACCGACGAGCTGCGTCAACGGCTTGATGCGGCGCTGGCCAAGCCGGCCGTGCAGCAGCCCAGCTGGGACCCCGACGCGGCGAAGGCCATGCGTACCGTGCTGGAGAGCGTGCCGCCGGTCACCGTGCCGTCGGAGATCGAGAAGCTCAAGGGTCTGCTGGCCGACGTCGCCCGTGGCGAGGCCTTCCTGCTCCAGGGCGGCGACTGCGCCGAGACGTTCGTCGACAACACCGAGCCGCACATCCGGGCCAACATCCGCACCCTGCTGCAGATGGCTGTGGTGCTGACCTATGGCGCCAGCATGCCGGTGGTGAAGGTGGCCCGCATCGCGGGTCAGTACGCCAAGCCGCGCTCGGCTGATCTGGATGCGCTGGGCCTGAGGTCCTATCGCGGTGACATGGTCAACGGCTTCGCCCCGGATGCCGCAGTGCGTGAGCACGATCCGTCGCGGTTGGTGCGGGCCTACGCCAATGCCAGCGCCGCGATGAACCTGGTGCGCGCGCTCACCTCGTCGGGACTGGCGTCGTTGGACCTGGTGCACAACTGGAACCGCGAGTTCGTCCGGACTTCGCCCGCAGGCGCCCGGTACGAGGCGTTGGCCGGGGAGATCGACCGGGGCCTGAAGTTCATGTCCGCCTGCGGGGTGGCCGACCGTAACCTGCAGACCGCCGATATCTTCGCCAGCCACGAGGCGCTGGTGATCGACTACGAGCGCGCGATGTTGCGGCTGGCCGACCCTGCCGAGAACCCGGACGGGCCGCGCAAGCTGTACAACCAGTCCGCGCACTACCTGTGGATCGGTGAGCGTACGCGTCAGCTCGACGGGGCCCATGTGGCGCTGGCCGAGGTGATCGCCAACCCGATCGGGATCAAGCTGGGGCCGACCACGACGCCGGAGATGGCCGTCGAATACGTCGAGCGGTTGGATGCGAACAACGAGCCCGGCCGGCTGACGCTGGTGACGCGGATGGGCAACAACAAGGTGCGTGATCTGCTGCCGCCGCTCATCGAGAAGGTCCAGGCGACCGGACACCAGGTGATCTGGCAGTGCGATCCGATGCACGGCAACACCCACGAGTCGTCAACCGGCTACAAGACCCGCCATTTCGACCGCATCGTCGACGAGGTGCAGGGGTTCTTCGAGGTGCACAACACCCTGGGAACCCACCCCGGCGGCATCCACGTCGAGATCACCGGAGAGAACGTCACCGAATGTCTCGGTGGGGCGCAGGACATCTCGGATTCGGATCTGGGCGGCCGCTACGAGACTGCATGCGATCCGCGGCTCAACACCCAGCAGAGCCTGGAGTTGGCCTTCCTGGTCGCCGAGATGCTGCGCGGCTAA
- a CDS encoding long-chain fatty acid--CoA ligase — protein sequence MREYSVPASFAVGEHDSIVSSVSAHAADSPDHVIFRRLVNGAWTDVTCAEAADQIRSVALGLIAEGIQAGDRVAIISATRYEWPIIDFAILSIGAVTVPIYETSSAEQVQFVLDNSAAKIIFAETDAHAETVEQLRGQLPELRKVLRIDGTGTPALETMAAAGESTDVAELDKRLAGIRSADAATLIYTSGTTGQPKGCQLTHSNLLYEINGAKACFPSELAKGERMLVFLPLAHVLARAITIAAFANKVTLGFTSDIKNLVPTFGVFKPTLVVSVPRVFEKVYNTAEQNARNDGKGKIFAIAADTAIEWSKAQDTGGAGLLLRAKHAVFDRLVYGKLRAALGGECRAAISGGAPLGARLGHFYRGVGLSIYEGYGLTETSAAITVNRVNDLKVGSVGKLMPGNSMRLAEDGELLVKGGVVFSGYWGNKSETNAVFSDGWFHTGDLGAIDDDGFLTIVGRKKEIIVTAGGKNVAPALLEDRLRAHPLISQAMAVGDQQPFIAALITIDPEAFGGWKQRNSKDGDASVGDLADDPDLLAEINLAVKDANQAVSHAESIRKFRILPVDFTEDTGELTPTLKVKRKVVAEKFAADIAALYG from the coding sequence ATGCGGGAGTACAGCGTGCCCGCGTCTTTTGCCGTCGGCGAGCACGACAGCATCGTCAGCTCGGTATCCGCACACGCGGCCGACAGCCCCGACCACGTCATCTTCCGGCGCCTGGTCAACGGCGCTTGGACCGACGTGACCTGTGCCGAGGCGGCCGACCAGATCCGTTCGGTCGCCCTGGGCCTGATCGCCGAGGGCATCCAGGCCGGCGATCGCGTGGCGATCATCTCGGCCACCCGCTACGAGTGGCCGATCATCGACTTCGCGATCCTGTCAATCGGCGCGGTCACCGTGCCGATCTACGAGACCTCCTCGGCCGAGCAGGTGCAATTCGTCCTCGACAACTCCGCGGCGAAGATCATCTTCGCCGAGACCGACGCGCACGCCGAGACGGTGGAACAACTGCGCGGCCAGTTACCCGAGTTGCGCAAGGTGCTGCGGATCGACGGCACCGGCACACCTGCGCTGGAGACCATGGCCGCGGCCGGTGAGTCGACCGATGTCGCCGAACTCGACAAGCGGCTGGCCGGAATTCGCTCGGCCGATGCGGCCACCCTGATCTACACCTCCGGAACCACCGGCCAGCCCAAGGGCTGCCAGCTGACCCACTCGAACCTGCTCTACGAGATCAATGGAGCCAAGGCCTGCTTCCCCTCCGAGCTGGCCAAGGGTGAGCGGATGCTGGTGTTCCTGCCGCTGGCCCACGTGCTGGCCCGGGCCATCACCATCGCGGCCTTCGCCAACAAGGTCACCCTCGGCTTCACCAGTGACATCAAGAACCTCGTCCCTACCTTCGGCGTGTTCAAGCCGACCCTGGTGGTCTCGGTGCCCCGGGTGTTCGAGAAGGTCTACAACACCGCCGAGCAGAACGCCCGCAACGACGGCAAGGGCAAGATCTTCGCGATCGCCGCCGACACTGCGATCGAATGGAGTAAGGCCCAGGACACCGGCGGAGCCGGCCTGCTGCTCCGCGCCAAGCATGCGGTGTTCGACCGGCTCGTGTACGGCAAGCTGCGGGCTGCCCTCGGTGGTGAATGCCGGGCGGCGATCTCCGGAGGCGCACCGCTGGGCGCGCGGCTGGGCCACTTCTATCGTGGTGTGGGACTGAGCATCTACGAAGGCTACGGGCTCACCGAGACCAGCGCGGCAATCACCGTGAACCGGGTCAACGACCTCAAGGTCGGCTCGGTCGGCAAGCTGATGCCCGGCAACAGCATGCGCCTCGCCGAAGACGGCGAGCTGCTGGTCAAGGGCGGCGTGGTGTTCAGCGGCTACTGGGGCAACAAGTCCGAGACCAATGCGGTGTTCTCCGACGGCTGGTTCCACACCGGCGATCTGGGCGCCATCGATGACGACGGCTTCCTCACCATCGTCGGGCGCAAGAAGGAGATCATCGTCACCGCCGGCGGCAAGAACGTCGCACCCGCCCTGCTGGAGGACCGGCTGCGCGCCCACCCGTTGATCAGCCAGGCGATGGCAGTGGGCGATCAGCAGCCGTTCATCGCCGCGCTCATCACCATCGACCCGGAGGCGTTCGGAGGGTGGAAGCAGCGCAACAGTAAGGACGGCGACGCCTCGGTCGGCGATCTCGCCGACGACCCGGACCTGCTGGCCGAGATCAACCTGGCGGTCAAGGACGCCAATCAGGCGGTGTCCCATGCCGAATCGATCCGCAAGTTCCGGATCCTGCCCGTCGACTTCACCGAGGACACCGGTGAACTGACCCCCACACTCAAGGTCAAGCGCAAGGTCGTGGCCGAGAAGTTCGCCGCCGACATCGCGGCCCTCTACGGCTGA
- a CDS encoding ArsA family ATPase has translation MTPSTPARISLFVGKGGVGKSTLATATAVRDAASGERVLIVSTDQAHSTGDVLGIALAPTGQRAPTRVLSDLDTGLTDEGGVLDALALDTLALLGARWAETAGPLAARFPESDLGDVAPEELSALPGIQEVLGLHEVGELADSGRWDHVVVDCASTADALRMLTLPDTFGLYLERAWPRHRRLSGSPDEVSAAIVALIERVDAGIRRLGTLLTDGSRVSAHLVLTPERVVAAEASRTLGSLALMGVEVAEIIVNQILVQDDSFEYQNLPAHPAFDWYTERIAEQRTVLDDLDTTIGDVQLVLVPHVPGEPIGAKALGELIDGARRRDGSPPPGPLRPIVDRESGSGLEAVYRLRLELPQIDSAGLTLGRVDDDLIIGVAGMRRRVRLASVLRRCIVTDAQLRGGELTVRFRPNPEVWPA, from the coding sequence GTGACACCCTCGACCCCCGCCAGGATAAGCCTGTTCGTCGGCAAGGGCGGGGTAGGTAAGTCGACGCTGGCGACCGCCACCGCGGTCCGGGACGCCGCGTCCGGTGAGCGGGTGCTGATCGTGTCCACCGATCAGGCGCATTCCACCGGAGACGTCCTCGGGATCGCGCTCGCCCCTACGGGGCAGCGGGCCCCCACCCGCGTGCTCAGCGATCTGGACACCGGCCTGACCGACGAAGGCGGTGTCCTGGACGCCCTGGCCCTCGACACGCTGGCGCTGCTGGGGGCGCGCTGGGCCGAGACGGCCGGCCCGCTGGCGGCCCGGTTCCCCGAGTCCGATCTGGGAGACGTTGCCCCTGAAGAACTTTCGGCACTTCCCGGAATCCAGGAAGTCCTCGGGCTGCACGAGGTGGGTGAGCTCGCCGATTCCGGGCGCTGGGATCACGTGGTGGTGGACTGCGCCTCGACTGCCGATGCACTGCGGATGCTGACGCTGCCGGACACCTTCGGCCTCTATCTGGAGCGGGCCTGGCCGCGGCACCGCCGACTCTCGGGCTCACCCGATGAGGTCAGTGCGGCGATCGTCGCCCTGATCGAACGCGTGGATGCCGGTATCCGCCGGCTCGGCACCCTGCTCACCGACGGGTCCCGGGTGAGCGCACATCTGGTGCTCACCCCGGAGCGGGTGGTGGCCGCGGAGGCCTCACGGACCCTGGGATCGCTTGCCCTGATGGGCGTCGAGGTGGCCGAGATCATCGTCAATCAGATTTTGGTGCAGGATGATTCGTTCGAATACCAGAACCTGCCGGCGCATCCCGCATTCGACTGGTACACCGAGCGGATCGCCGAGCAGCGGACCGTGCTCGACGACCTCGACACCACGATCGGTGACGTGCAGCTGGTGCTGGTTCCGCACGTCCCGGGGGAACCGATCGGTGCCAAGGCGCTGGGGGAGCTGATCGACGGCGCTCGACGGCGCGACGGGTCGCCGCCGCCGGGCCCGCTGCGGCCCATCGTCGACCGTGAGTCGGGGTCTGGACTCGAAGCGGTGTACCGGTTGCGGCTAGAGTTGCCGCAGATCGATTCGGCCGGCCTCACGCTGGGTCGCGTCGATGACGACTTGATCATCGGCGTCGCAGGGATGCGTCGCCGCGTGCGGTTGGCCTCCGTCCTGCGTCGGTGCATTGTGACGGATGCCCAATTGCGAGGTGGCGAGCTGACGGTACGTTTTCGTCCGAACCCGGAGGTGTGGCCGGCATGA
- the pimB gene encoding GDP-mannose-dependent alpha-(1-6)-phosphatidylinositol monomannoside mannosyltransferase, whose amino-acid sequence MTRVLLVTNDFPPRRGGIQSYLEAFVGELVRDGSHQLTVYAPKWKGSPDFDGRAAAAGYQVVRHPTTLMVPEPMVATRMQRLIADNDIETVWFGAAAPLALLGPLARRAGARRVVASTHGHEVGWSMLPVARGALRRIGDDADVVTFISDYTRARFASAFGPRAALERLSPGVDTDRFVPDPAARAELRARYGLGQRPVVVCLSRLVPRKGQDMLIRAWPAIRRRVPDAALVIVGGGPYLQSLQQLAHTHDVAADVIFTGAVPGAELPAHHAMADVFAMPCRTRGAGLDVEGLGIVYLEASACGVPVVAGTSGGAPETVLDGQTGSVVDGTDVAAVATAVGDLLADPGRAAAMGVAGRHWAVDNWQWRSQGARLTGLLSD is encoded by the coding sequence ATGACGCGGGTTTTGTTGGTCACCAACGACTTTCCACCGCGACGCGGCGGTATCCAGTCCTACCTGGAGGCATTCGTCGGCGAGTTGGTGCGCGACGGCTCGCACCAGCTCACGGTGTACGCGCCGAAGTGGAAGGGCAGCCCGGACTTCGATGGCCGGGCCGCCGCGGCCGGATACCAGGTGGTGCGGCACCCGACCACCCTGATGGTGCCCGAGCCGATGGTGGCGACCCGCATGCAACGGTTGATCGCCGACAACGACATCGAGACGGTGTGGTTCGGAGCAGCCGCGCCGCTGGCGCTGCTGGGCCCGCTGGCCCGGCGGGCCGGAGCCAGGCGTGTGGTGGCCAGCACCCACGGCCATGAGGTCGGCTGGTCAATGCTGCCGGTGGCACGGGGCGCACTGCGCCGCATCGGAGACGATGCCGACGTCGTCACGTTCATCAGCGATTACACCCGCGCCAGGTTCGCATCGGCGTTCGGTCCCCGGGCGGCGCTGGAACGGCTGTCGCCCGGCGTCGACACCGACCGCTTCGTACCCGACCCGGCGGCCCGGGCCGAGTTGCGTGCCCGCTACGGGCTGGGGCAACGCCCGGTAGTCGTGTGCCTGTCCCGCCTGGTGCCGCGCAAGGGCCAGGACATGCTCATCCGTGCCTGGCCCGCCATCCGCCGCCGCGTCCCCGACGCTGCGTTGGTCATCGTCGGCGGCGGACCGTATCTGCAGAGCCTGCAACAGCTCGCGCACACCCACGATGTGGCCGCCGACGTCATCTTCACCGGTGCGGTGCCCGGCGCGGAGCTGCCCGCGCACCATGCGATGGCCGATGTGTTCGCGATGCCGTGCCGTACCCGCGGGGCGGGCCTGGACGTCGAAGGCCTCGGCATCGTCTACCTGGAGGCCTCGGCGTGCGGCGTGCCGGTGGTCGCCGGAACCTCTGGCGGGGCACCGGAAACCGTTTTGGACGGCCAGACCGGCAGCGTCGTGGACGGAACCGACGTCGCAGCGGTGGCGACGGCGGTGGGTGACCTACTGGCTGATCCGGGACGCGCCGCCGCGATGGGCGTGGCCGGGCGGCACTGGGCCGTCGACAACTGGCAGTGGCGGTCCCAGGGTGCCCGGCTGACCGGGCTGCTGTCCGACTGA